The window GGGACTACTCTTATTTTAAAGACTAGCCATttacacttattttaaaaatattatatttaaattttacaatacgCCACTTATAAACCAGAAAACCTTCCCATTTCTTCCCTCATTAATATTCAAACACAGGAAGGTAACTCTCTTTGATTCTCTATTCATTTTACTCCATTCTCTCAAAAACTTCTGAGCATAACcatagcaccaaaccacaaaaaATAAACTGTTCTCCATACTTTACAAACAAAGAACACGATGCAGCTTCAATGACATTTAAGGTCTGAGTGAAGCCACATTAAAGACATTTCAGGTTTACCAAGCAAGAATGGAAATGACTAAGATCAATACATTCTAATAGAGAGTCTTCAGCTTAGCTGTCAAACGAACATGTTACTTCCtaccaaaatgaaaacaattaacATATTTACATTGATTTCTTTGTTTGCATTGCCAACTGAAAGGAAGTTGTTATTTACCTGCACCAAATACAGAAAAGATAGTCTTCAGTAACAACAAAGGATGAAagcaaaagaataaatttatttacccAAATAAGATATCAAAACCCACATataggaagccatatctttggaaaaatcaaacaaattgcAAAAGAATATTTAAGTTTCATTAGATGAGTCATGAGATGAGATGAAGAAAGATATATGATGCAAATTGTTGTCATTTTCCTCAATCTTTTCTAACAGACAAACTCCCCTCCTCCCATGCTCATCCTCTCTTAGAGAAGAatatttcactttcactagatgTGACAAAGACAGAAAAAATTCTACATACTAAATTCCCAGCAACCAAACACAAGCAACCAAAAATAAACCCAATGCGTGTAGAGTAAGTCTTAAATTCTTTAACATGGGTCATAGACAAATGTACTAGTTCACCtcatcattttctctttttgaaaTACAAGTTCAACTAactaaaaaagacataagagagagaataaaaaagaattacaagTAAATCCAAGTTCAAGACTACAATGAATGTCTCTGTCCTTCTGCAAACTATGAGAGAGATTAGATTCTACCCTTAAAAAATCTAGCTCTCTTCAGTCTAGGAAAGTCAACTTTATCACTTCTCTTAGTGTAAAGAATGACTATTAGAACTTTTGGAAAAAGATATGCAGAACAGTGAGAATCTAGTAAATTGAAATGCACACAAAGCAAGAGATAAAGGGCAGAAAATGTTACTTTtcattctaattaaaaattataagatgaaattaacaaaaacatGACCAGAATATCATGAGTTTTCAAATCTAAGACAAGGGTATTTTGTCCAACTATGAAAGAAGGCAATGCTATCCTCTGAAGAGGTGGGAAGGCTAGCATTCTTTATACACAAACCCTTATACATaagcgcacacacacacacacaccccatTTATACTTACAGGGTGAAAACGGATACACAATTGTGAAGAGACTCCATATATCACCCGTATGCAAATACCTTTCCCTATCTCCCATACTCTCACAGTTTTATCCAATGAAGACGATGCAATGTACTGATTGTTTGATGTAAAGTCAAAATCTGAAAATAAACCAGCATATGAAGTCATTCAATAAATTAGGGAGCATTAGAATTTAGGAAATCTTGTTAAAACATGAATAAGTAACAAATTCAGAAAGAATATTTGGTCAATGACTGACCATTTCTTTCTGAAATCTGGCTAATCTGATCTCCAATTGGAAATATATAGATCAAGATTCATTGATCCATAATCCCCCGTTAAAAAAGTAATACATTAGATGATATTGCCTTAGTGCACTTGACCATACATGTCATGCAGGATTAAATATAGAACAAAGACAGTCTATCCAACCTGTTACATCTTTGGAATGCCCATTTAATTGTTTGATGACTGAAGGATTCTCAGATACACTGCACACAGTCAAGGTTCCATCTGATGCCCCATAAGCAAGTAGATCAGAACTCATGTGCCCAAACTTCAACACAGTAACTACACATAAAGATTTTCAGGATTATTCCACCACACAAACAAAGTAAAAACAGAGACTAGTACTAGGGTAATGGAAAGAAAAATCTGGATTGGACTCTACCAGAAGCTTTGCACTGATCAAAGATGCAATGCATTCCAACAAAAGAATAGGCAGCCTCAACCCCATGATGTCTAGGACGATCAGAATCACTTATACTTGAGCCAAAACTTGTTCTATGATTATATACTGGATTTGCATTTTGCAGATCCTACAATGTAAATGAAAACACAATTTTGACAAATGAtacaaaaaaaaggtaaatgatCAAAGGCATATGAGCTAAATTGTTCAAGCCACcttcaattttaaaacaattaaataaagctCCAAATTATCATGGCATAACCCACATCCCTTCACAGTATAAACACACTAAGTATACTTGTAACTGTCTTGTTAAAGGTATGGTCATTCTATTTCATTAGTGTAATCTTTATGTAACATCTAATCAAATAAAGAAGTTCCATGTAAATTTCCCCCAATCCAGGAAAGATAGGTGTATTTACTGACTGACAGCAACTTGTACAATTGTAATTTCAGCGAGAAAAGCAATGAGCAAAACTTACTAATATCAAGAAAGTGATAGCCAAATCTACCCAGCAAATATAGGGTTAGTTCAGAGCCAATTGTTAGTGAAGAATTAATTGCATCATCTACGGGCAATTCTAACAGCTTTAAGTTTAACCCAAAATTATCTAGCATTTTTCCCAATGTATCTAATTTAGTTTCTGAATGCTTTGTTTCGCTCTTCTACAAACATTTTCttcataaaaggaaaaataactaaataagcCTTCCTTGACAACAACATGCTTGCACCCAGCCAAAGCACATACAGCCTAGAGCCTAGGTTACTACCAGTTCAAATGAATGGCTAGTCATCCAATCAGTTATCAATTATTACGGTACACTGTGATAGCATCTATGTACTTAAATTAAGGGAAAAAtgtttagtttctataatttcGTTTAAGCTTGGTTTTGGTCCCTATACTTTCAAAATGGTAAATTTCGTCCTccaactttaaaaatatatgaatttagtTCTTCTTCATGTTTCAACTTAACATTTAGTAGCCGTTTTAACTGCCACAAATTTGCAGGAGGGACTCAATTCATGTATTTTCTAAAGTTGAAGGACTAATTTCATCAATTTGAAAGTATAGGGAAGAAAACCAAATTTGACCAAAAGTATAGGGaccaaaaacacattttattaaaaagtataaaccCCATTAAATAGAATATGTCTAtctgttaataattttaattaatatggcATTTCTCTATCCCAATTGTTACAAGTCAAATACTGCAAGAGGTATGTGCAATATAAGTATATTACAACAAAAGCTACAATGCACAACTTACCCGCCCACAACTCAAGCTGTCCACCTCAGACCAACGGGTCCCGTGAGGAGTTGGAGATGGAAACCATCGGCCACTGATGCATCAACCAGTAAATTATCCTGATGTCAGAATTGTAtggaaacataaatttaaactaGTACCCTGAATGAGAAAGCTGCATTGACATAGATGTGGTTATAATTACAAACAGAAACTGAAATCGAAGAATTAACCACAAAGAAGTACATGAAATTcacattaaaataagaaatgaagGAAATTGATAGGGAAAAAAATGTATAGAAATTAAGATCATTTTGATATAAGAAGAAACAAAGTACAAATGTTAGAAAATACGATATCTTCCTAAACTAACCTACAGCAtaccagaaaaaagaaaagtgaaaaaaattacaccAGCTATTGATAAATCATAATCATCTTGTAAATATGTTAAAagacaaatggtcataactttcctACATATGTGAAGAAAAATAGTGCATTTTGAATGAATATCAACATCTGTTGTtcaaaattttccatttttccTACAGATCAAAGTTTAATTATTGTCCAACAACACATCCAGATCACTTTGAAGCCCCACGTCCAATCATGGGCATCTTTAATTCTTTGTTTCATCCCCTTTGGTGGACCATTAAGAAATCATGTGATGCAAAATTAAGCATATCAGTGCTCATCACTTCAAGCAAAAAATTCAGCAACCTGTTTCCCGGAGTACTCTGGAGACTCGGGGTGCGCAAACTATCCCTTTCCCAGTTCCTAGGCCTACTTATGTAATTCCGATACGCCACATAAGTTTTGCCATTGCATCTCCAATCCTTCAACACAGTCACAGGTCCATAAGTCAAAATGTAACAACCACACAGCCACAGGAGACAACACtatcacaaataataataataagagcaAAAATCCTTATGTATTTTTGGTATTGTTCTCCAGTCAGAATTAAAGTTTCACCTTGGCGATCCATGTAATAAAGGTGGTTGGCATTAAAGGTTAACATAGATTACCGAGATAAAACTCCAATTAGGACGAAAAGCACTATGGAACATTATCTAAACACTgttccaataataataattcagcACTCAACTTAATTAAATATAGTTTGTGACGATTGATATGAAAAAGAGCCATATAATCAAAACTATGAGCACAGTTAAGAACAGAATTTAGCTACGAGCATTGTAAGAACTAAGAACGCGCGAGTCAACAAGCTTATAATCCAAAAGTCAAAATGTAACAATACACAGCCAAAGGTGACAACAttggaagaaaaattaaaaaaaaaaaaaaaaaaaaaagaacgttATCACCGGGAACAATGCAAATCTATCACGATTGATCTGGAAAAGAAACGAACTAAGAGGACAAAAATGCACGAAAAAGTAACGAGATCGACACGGTGATTAGAAAgattattaaattagaaattcTACACGGAGCATACTCTGCGGCGGAGAACGCCGGCCTCGGCCTTCCGATGAAGGAGGAGGCGGCGAATGCCGATGTACTCGGGATCTCCGTCGGTGGTGGCTGGCTGAAGCAAACAACAGAACAGTTCGGGATCTGATGTACTCTTCTCGTtgtcgttgttgttgttttcgGTGTCGTTGctcttgttattgttgttgtcggTGTGGTTTTGTTGGTGGTGGTTTTGCTGCGGTTCTGGTTCGCCGTCGTTGACGGCGGCGCTTTTTTGCTCATCCATGGTGTCCTATGGAGTGTTCATCGGAGAGCGGTGGCCAAGCCCGATTCCCCGGCGAACTTTGCAACGGTTAAGGTTAATGCGTGCGATCCGAAAGAACAAAtaggaagagagagaaattaaatggaaaaattgggggaaataaatataaataataattaaatattgggGGGAAAAACTGAAAATGCCAATTATCTTTATATACtagtaaatagttttttttttcagctcAAGTAAATAGTAATAACTAGATAAGATCCGGACGATGCATGATTAAATTTAAAGagataatatttttgaattatacaaagattatattattttattaatttcttatattattaacaaaaaaattataatcaatttaaatatctataatataaaacttatttattaataagaaataataaaaaataattaaatgtgattaatttttaatgcaattataaatttaattctgataatattgttattaaagtcaaaaaattctatataaacaaataaaattggaTAACAAAGctcaatgaaaataataatgaatttaaatCCAACTAATatatcaaaaataattataaatataaaagccAAAAAGTCTTTATGTGATAgatagtatatatattttattggtataaatattaattcttttaaacagtacattttcatgtttataaaaataaattatgtgataaattataaaaaataaataaatcttatcggtatagataatattaattaattcctttaatttattattatttatatagtctcatttatatatagtcttttgaatattttttttaaatgtgatttATGAAGATATTATGTGATCatagttttcttttaatttgtttccaaaCCACACAATAATGTGAGAGAGGTatgttatactattttttatttgtgcctaggagaatataaaaaaatcataaataacttAAGTTTACAAATCTGAAGAGAAGCTTTCTTAACCAATATTGAATATCCCAAGATTAGCATTTGCCTTGGTTTTAATTCTATCTCATACAatttttatgctatttttttacCATATCATTCATTACttatgttattttctttatttttgttcttaccATATCTTTCTCTTTGTGCAACCCGTAATGTTCATAACTTCTCGCCTATATATTTACACATAATAATAGAGGTGGTATTCATTAttagtttctatttttcttcaaacttatttatcttttaactaCTATAAACTCAAGCACAAcaatatgaataatataaagCTAACTATTATCTTAAATAATAAActttgaataattaatattacaaataaaaatacattatttgacttatatttatttaattattaatataatattctgttttaataaatattctagATTAATATTCTGTTGTATTAatcttcttttaaaaataatactttgtcttaataaatatttaagtaacTATTattaaggaaattaaaaaaagaaagaaaaaaccgTACATAAGACGGATCCATAATctagttttctttatttttttatttaataaaatagggaaaaaaagACTTTGTCAGTACAATTTTGTGAAGTCCACGAACCTTGGATGGTGTGACTGTCTGGCTGACTTTTCCTCGAGATGTTTGTAGATAAAAGGGGCATATTGTTTGGGTATTGATATTGGGCTCAATTTAGCCCAAAGTGCTTGTGACTTTGATgcacaaataatattatattcacGCCACTTTTTTCAAAGTGCATTCCCATTCTTCTTCTTTAAATTCAAAAGACTTAAATAACCTTCTTATTTTAAACCATATTCTTTCTCTCACACAGTCACACACTTATCCCTCCCCCCAACAATGCACTCCTTTCATGGCAACGGAACACTTCATCTTTCTTTCATTAGAATTGTTCATCTTTTTTCACTCCATTTGTTACTCCAATATGATATCTTGCTtcaatctttcttttttcctcacTTTCTTGATTTTACTAATAcgataactttttttcttgacACAAACTAGGAAAATTGTTTACAAGTTTCAAATCTTCATACATGATTTACATGATTTACACGTGTTATGTAATTTAGTTAGAGGTTTAAGAGGTGGATTACatgcttatcttttttttattaaatttcacgAATGTTTAGATTTAACTTCCAGAAAATACTTTCTAGaatacacaaatttaaatagtaTTTTAGAAAGTACTTTCTTGAACCTATTGTTTTGTATTCCTCAAAATAccttccaaaatgatttttacaCTTTTGTGTTATGTGAAATACTTTCCAgaataatgatattaaaatattttaagtatataGAGCATTAATGATAGAAAAATTAAGAGGAAAAACTTTAGAGGTGTACTTAGATAGCAAAagtcaaataattttatgagaTATAAactatgattatatatatataactttgatCATATTGTCAAGAACAAGTTCGGTCACCACCTATCAAACTTTTGTTGGTAGATAAGTatgtttatatttgttttttgaagacataaatatgtttatattgtaacatctttaaatataacatgaaatttagaaaattataatttctttggaattaatattctaatttagtgaagataattttttgaaaacccttttaatctttttataacagattactactcttttaattattatttatacaaaattgaaaaatataaatgaggTATTTTCATAGCAATTAACTAATTACTTTAGTTGAAAGTATTCTTTTATTATGAATtatagttatttattattagtgacactagtttattaaaaaattaaattagtgaTAATTCTAATAATATTCAATTATCATTCTTTATATTGATGGCTAAATGACAAaagtagtgtaaaaaaaatatttatgtgaagagttatttttgtcacgaaaataaaaagagattcCAACTAAGATGACATCTCtcgatatttttttgtttccgTCGAGATGTCACCTTAGACCATTTTCAATAGGTGATTTGGAGAGAGATCTTATGCTAAAAATGTTTTTGCAGGTTCGGAGGCCGAAGCCATCATGTGTGATGATTTTCTATTACAATAAGTGCATTTTCTATTTGGAGATTTTCGTTTTCCTTCTTTCTCGAGTCATTCCCACGTTGATCCATACTATTAGCAACTCACATTCACGTTTTAAATTGTTgggttcattttctttttatttgtctcATTTGGCATAATCCAACGGCTTAGGAAAATGGTTCAATATAAGTGATTGGattatcaactaattaaaaatgcaAATGAGATTATAAAATGATGCAAAAGAGAATCACACCACCATCACCTTAGGGTTCATTTCCATGTTAAAAACAAGGTTGAAATCATTGTAGCCATCAAACTTAGGTATCCTCTTATTTCTCTCAATATAATTCACCTTTAAGTTGTAAAAACGTCTACGTAGATATGAAAAACTTGCTCCAACCCTTCTCATTTGGATCAATTattgttgaattttaatttttacggTGGTGACGAAATGAAGTTGTTGTTCTCAATGTTCTCGACATTAGCCAGCATAACTCGTCAAAATTAAGATGTTGTCAGTGTTCTCGACCTCAAAAACATAACTAAAAGCaagatgaagatgatgttcTTACTCTGAGTGTTCTCAATATTCAGCTAATACATCAGAATGAGATTGTTAATTATTGCTGTTAGAGTTCTCGATTTCTCGCTGCTCTAAGCCAACTTTCCTAAAGCTTCAACAATGAATAATACACACGTACacaactaatttttttctagagattaaaattgattaacaCAGGCGCACAAAATTTAATCTCTAAgtttgaaatatattaat of the Glycine max cultivar Williams 82 chromosome 13, Glycine_max_v4.0, whole genome shotgun sequence genome contains:
- the LOC100795887 gene encoding WD repeat-containing protein 13 produces the protein MDEQKSAAVNDGEPEPQQNHHQQNHTDNNNNKSNDTENNNNDNEKSTSDPELFCCLLQPATTDGDPEYIGIRRLLLHRKAEAGVLRRRDWRCNGKTYVAYRNYISRPRNWERDSLRTPSLQSTPGNSGRWFPSPTPHGTRWSEVDSLSCGRDLQNANPVYNHRTSFGSSISDSDRPRHHGVEAAYSFVGMHCIFDQCKASVTVLKFGHMSSDLLAYGASDGTLTVCSVSENPSVIKQLNGHSKDVTDFDFTSNNQYIASSSLDKTVRVWEIGKGICIRVIYGVSSQLCIRFHPVNNNFLSVGNANKEINVFNFSTGRVINKSIFDSEVTSMDHDHTGNLLFCGDAQGCIYSVNMNSHTGVLSRSHRYRSSSRHKSPVTTVQYRSFSLLARGPVLLTCTQDGNLSFFSVALEIKGYLTLRCSLKLAPRIHKIQASFCPLLSLEKGEFIVAGSEDSNVYFYDLTKPKNTCVNKLQGHRFPVMDIAWNHGENLLASSDFYGVVIVWKRERSHQKRYT